A single Denticeps clupeoides chromosome 7, fDenClu1.1, whole genome shotgun sequence DNA region contains:
- the LOC114794550 gene encoding palmitoleoyl-protein carboxylesterase notum1a-like, whose amino-acid sequence MESFMAQVKSLAQSLYPCSAQRLDHDMRLRLLENASATCNDGSAAGYYMKESKGSRRWLIFLEGGWYCFNKESCDSRYETMRRLMSSSQWPATKTGTGILSPLPEENPHWWNANMVFIPYCSSDVWSGASPKTNQSDFAFMGSLIIKEVVKDLLTRGLDNAKVLLLAGSSAGGTGVLLNVDSVAELLADLGHGGVQVRGLSDSGWFLDTKQYQNSDCVDMLNCAPTEAIRRGIEYWGSVVPERCRDAHVGEEWNCFFGYRVYPTIKRPVFVVQWLFDEAQLTVDNIHLMGKRLQEGQWTYIQELGIQLRNTLKDVPAMFAPACLSHELITMSHWLDVQVKGTSLPRALHCWDRSLNDNVRSGNKAPPKGCPMHLIDSCPWPHCNPTCPTIRDQYSGQDMGVLQFLMHMGFDVQAMAQQHGMEPSKLLGMLSNGS is encoded by the exons ATGGAGAGCTTCATGGCGCAGGTGAAGAGCCTCGCCCAGTCGCTGTACCCGTGCTCCGCGCAGCGGCTCGACCACGACATGAGGCTGCGTCTCCTGGAGAACGCGTCGGCCACGTGCAACGACGGCAGCGCGGCGGG GTACTACATGAAGGAGTCTAAAGGAAGCCGAAGATGGTTGATTTTCTTGGAGG gTGGCTGGTACTGCTTTAACAAAGAGAGCTGTGACAGCAGATATGAGACGATGCGGCGCCTGATGAGCTCATCCCAGTGGCCAGCCACCAAAACGG gcacTGGAATTCTGTCCCCTCTACCTGAAGAGAATCCTCACTGGTGGAACGCCAACATGGT GTTTATCCCCTACTGCTCCAGTGATGTGTGGAGTGGAGCATCACCAAAGACAAACCAGA GTGACTTTGCCTTCATGGGTTCTTTGATCATAAAGGAGGTGGTGAAGGACCTGCTCACCCGAGGACTGGATAATGCTAAAGTGCTGCTTCTCGCtgggagcag tgctGGAGGAACTGGTGTGCTCCTGAATGTGGACTCTGTAGCAGAGCTGCTGGCTGACCTGGGACATGGTGGTGTCCAGGTCAGGGGTCTGTCTGACTCCGGCTGGTTTCTGGACACCAAGCAGTACCAGAACAGTGACTGTGTGGACATGCTGAACTGTGCTCCCACCGAGGCCATCAGGAGAGGCATTGA GTACTGGGGCAGTGTGGTTCCGGAGCGTTGTCGAGATGCCCATGTCGGGGAGGAGTGGAACTGCTTCTTCGGCTACAGAGTTTACCCCACCATCAAAC GCCCAGTGTTTGTGGTTCAGTGGCTGTTCGATGAGGCTCAGCTGACTGTAGACAACATCCACCTGATGGGCAAGCGTCTGCAGGAGGGCCAGTGGACCTACATCCAGGAGCTGGGGATTCAGCTGAGGAACACGCTGAAGGATGTCCC GGCTATGTTTGCTCCGGCCTGTCTCTCCCATGAGCTCATCACTATGAG TCACTGGCTGGACGTGCAGGTGAAGGGCACCTCCCTTCCTCGCGCACTGCACTGCTGGGACCGCAGTCTCAACGACAACGTCCGGAGCGGCAACAAGGCCCCGCCCAAGGGTTGCCCCATGCACCTGATTGACAGCTGCCCCTGGCCACACTGCAACCCCACGTGCCCGACCATCAGAGACCAGTACAGTGGACAGGATATGGGCGTGCTGCAGTTCCTCATGCACATGGGCTTTGACGTGCAGGCCATGGCCCAGCAGCATGGCATGGAGCCCAGCAAGTTGCTGGGCATGCTCAGTAATGGCAGCTAG
- the LOC114794519 gene encoding myeloid-associated differentiation marker-like protein 2 produces MDPTGGHYLNKEAVCSGLGIARMCQLLLGCTTMALVAHGAGFSATYGTYCMFVWCFCFAVTLVIFMLDITRLHGCMPISWDNLTVSFAMLSTLMYVTASVVYPVYFLSTECPSEGCETRDYRIAVTACSSVCSFAYAAEVFLTRAKPGHVVGYMATLSGLLKVIQAFVACIIFGALANDGEYNGHIPMQYCVVVYSLCFAVTVVVIAMTLSGRTSALRFPFDRFVVVYTFLAALLYLSTAVIWPIFSFDRKYGTSTRPDDCPRGECPWDSKLVVTVFTQVNLVLYFSDLIYSQRIRFVSQSPA; encoded by the coding sequence ATGGATCCTACGGGGGGCCACTACCTCAACAAGGAGGCGGTTTGTTCGGGCCTCGGCATCGCCCGCATGTgccagctgctgctgggctgcacCACCATGGCGCTGGTGGCCCACGGCGCAGGCTTCAGCGCCACCTATGGCACGTACTGCATGTTCGTCTGGTGCTTCTGCTTCGCCGTGACGCTGGTGATCTTCATGCTGGACATCACGCGCCTGCACGGGTGCATGCCCATCTCCTGGGACAACTTGACCGTGTCCTTCGCCATGCTGTCCACGCTCATGTACGTCACCGCCTCGGTGGTCTACCCCGTCTACTTCCTGAGCACCGAGTGCCCGTCGGAGGGCTGCGAGACGCGGGACTACCGCATCGCCGTCACCGCCTGTTCCAGCGTCTGCAGCTTCGCCTACGCCGCCGAGGTCTTCCTGACGCGGGCCAAGCCGGGTCACGTGGTGGGGTACATGGCCACGCTGAGCGGCCTGCTGAAGGTCATCCAGGCGTTCGTGGCCTGCATCATCTTCGGAGCGCTGGCCAACGACGGCGAGTACAACGGCCACATCCCGATGCAGTACTGCGTGGTGGTGTACAGCTTGTGCTTCGCGGTCACCGTGGTGGTCATCGCGATGACCTTGTCGGGCCGGACCTCAGCGCTGCGCTTCCCCTTCGATCGCTTCGTCGTGGTCTACACCTTCCTGGCCGCGCTGCTGTACCTGAGCACGGCGGTGATCTGGCCCATCTTCAGCTTCGACAGGAAATACGGAACGTCCACGCGGCCGGACGACTGTCCGCGGGGAGAGTGTCCATGGGACAGCAAGCTGGTGGTGACGGTGTTCACGCAGGTCAACCTGGTGCTGTACTTCAGTGACCTCATCTACTCACAGAGAATACGATTCGTCTCACAGTCCCCAGCCTGA
- the LOC114794786 gene encoding ethanolamine-phosphate cytidylyltransferase-like isoform X1 yields the protein MMKNGHHHAGAGGSPEKRRRTVRVWCDGCYDMVHYGHSNQLRQAKAMGDYLIVGVHTDEEISKHKGPPVFTQQERYKMVRAIKWVDELVEGAPYVTTLQTLDKYSCDFCVHGDDITLTVDGKDTYEDVKKTGRYRECNRTQGVSTTDLVGRMLLMTKAHHSNIASSDYQQHTDNFGKFVFSSVGFQGPRGSSPWTGVSQFLQTSQKIIQFASGQEPQPGDTIIYVAGAFDLFHIGHVDFLEAVHKLSEKPYIIVGLHFDQEVNRYKGKNYPIMNIHERTLSVLACRHVSEVVIGAPYTITKDLLDHFKVDLVCHGKTEVFPDRGGYDPYAVPKKKGIFRTVDSGNSLTTDNIVQRIIKNRLLYEARNQKKEAKELAVIQAIKSREEEKAKERTQAVA from the exons ATGATGAAGAACGGACACCATCACGCCGGCGCCGGCGGCAGCCCCGAGAAGCGGCGGCGGACGGTCCGGGTGTGGTGCGACGGCTG CTATGACATGGTGCATTATGGGCACTCCAATCAGCTGAGACAGGCGAAGGCTATGGGGGACTACCTGATCGTGGGAGTTCACACAGATG AAGAGATCTCCAAGCACAAAGGACCCCCAGTGTTCACGCAGCAGGAGCGATATAAGATGGTCCGGGCCATCAAGTGGGTGGACGAGCTGGTGGAGGGAGCGCCGTACGTCACCACGCTGCAGACGTTGGACAAGTACAGCTGTGACTTTTGTGTGCATGGAG atgacaTCACACTCACAGTTGATGGCAAAGACACATACGAGGATGTGAAGAAAACAGGGAGATACAG AGAGTGTAACCGGACACAGGGAGTCTCCACCACAGATCTTGTGGGTCGAATGTTGCTCATGACAAAGGCCCACCACAGCAATATA GCCAGCTCAGACTACCAACAGCACACAGACAACTTTGGAAAG TTTGTGTTTTCATCTGTGGGCTTTCAGGGGCCAAGGGGCAGCAGTCCCTGGACGGGGGTGTCTCAGTTCCTACAGACGTCCCAGAAAATCATCCAGTTCGCCTCAGGACAGGAGCCTCAGCCGGGAGACACCATCATTTATGTGGCTGGAGCTTTTGACCTGTTCC ATATTGGTCACGTGGACTTCTTAGAGGCGGTGCATAAACTGTCTGAAAAACCATACATCATCGTGGGGTTACACTTTGACCAG GAAGTCAACCGCTACAAAGGGAAGAACTACCCCATTATGAATATTCACGAGAGGACCCTGAGTGTGCTGGCCTGTCGA CATGTGTCTGAGGTTGTTATTGGTGCCCCCTACACCATCACTAAAGACCTGCTGGACCATTTTAAG GTGGATCTGGTCTGCCATGGGAAGACGGAGGTGTTTCCAGACCGGGGGGGTTATGACCCATATGCT GTACCCAAGAAGAAAGGTATCTTCAGGACAGTGGACAGTGGGAACAGTCTTACCACCGATAACATTGTTCAGAGGATAATAAAAAACAG gctgCTTTATGAGGCCAGGAACCAGAAGAAGGAAGCAAAGGAGCTTGCTGTGATCCAAGCGATAAAGAGTcgggaggaggagaaggccaAAGAGCGAACGCAGGCTGTGGCGTAG
- the LOC114794786 gene encoding ethanolamine-phosphate cytidylyltransferase-like isoform X2 has translation MMKNGHHHAGAGGSPEKRRRTVRVWCDGCYDMVHYGHSNQLRQAKAMGDYLIVGVHTDEEISKHKGPPVFTQQERYKMVRAIKWVDELVEGAPYVTTLQTLDKYSCDFCVHGDDITLTVDGKDTYEDVKKTGRYRECNRTQGVSTTDLVGRMLLMTKAHHSNIASSDYQQHTDNFGKGPRGSSPWTGVSQFLQTSQKIIQFASGQEPQPGDTIIYVAGAFDLFHIGHVDFLEAVHKLSEKPYIIVGLHFDQEVNRYKGKNYPIMNIHERTLSVLACRHVSEVVIGAPYTITKDLLDHFKVDLVCHGKTEVFPDRGGYDPYAVPKKKGIFRTVDSGNSLTTDNIVQRIIKNRLLYEARNQKKEAKELAVIQAIKSREEEKAKERTQAVA, from the exons ATGATGAAGAACGGACACCATCACGCCGGCGCCGGCGGCAGCCCCGAGAAGCGGCGGCGGACGGTCCGGGTGTGGTGCGACGGCTG CTATGACATGGTGCATTATGGGCACTCCAATCAGCTGAGACAGGCGAAGGCTATGGGGGACTACCTGATCGTGGGAGTTCACACAGATG AAGAGATCTCCAAGCACAAAGGACCCCCAGTGTTCACGCAGCAGGAGCGATATAAGATGGTCCGGGCCATCAAGTGGGTGGACGAGCTGGTGGAGGGAGCGCCGTACGTCACCACGCTGCAGACGTTGGACAAGTACAGCTGTGACTTTTGTGTGCATGGAG atgacaTCACACTCACAGTTGATGGCAAAGACACATACGAGGATGTGAAGAAAACAGGGAGATACAG AGAGTGTAACCGGACACAGGGAGTCTCCACCACAGATCTTGTGGGTCGAATGTTGCTCATGACAAAGGCCCACCACAGCAATATA GCCAGCTCAGACTACCAACAGCACACAGACAACTTTGGAAAG GGGCCAAGGGGCAGCAGTCCCTGGACGGGGGTGTCTCAGTTCCTACAGACGTCCCAGAAAATCATCCAGTTCGCCTCAGGACAGGAGCCTCAGCCGGGAGACACCATCATTTATGTGGCTGGAGCTTTTGACCTGTTCC ATATTGGTCACGTGGACTTCTTAGAGGCGGTGCATAAACTGTCTGAAAAACCATACATCATCGTGGGGTTACACTTTGACCAG GAAGTCAACCGCTACAAAGGGAAGAACTACCCCATTATGAATATTCACGAGAGGACCCTGAGTGTGCTGGCCTGTCGA CATGTGTCTGAGGTTGTTATTGGTGCCCCCTACACCATCACTAAAGACCTGCTGGACCATTTTAAG GTGGATCTGGTCTGCCATGGGAAGACGGAGGTGTTTCCAGACCGGGGGGGTTATGACCCATATGCT GTACCCAAGAAGAAAGGTATCTTCAGGACAGTGGACAGTGGGAACAGTCTTACCACCGATAACATTGTTCAGAGGATAATAAAAAACAG gctgCTTTATGAGGCCAGGAACCAGAAGAAGGAAGCAAAGGAGCTTGCTGTGATCCAAGCGATAAAGAGTcgggaggaggagaaggccaAAGAGCGAACGCAGGCTGTGGCGTAG
- the LOC114793608 gene encoding neuropeptide B-like has protein sequence MMQIHISLICAGEFCRHLATPEPPLLIKRGTAGRGKACLQAPSVMHASVRSPALLLWLLSALLSTSSPAEAWYKQGTGPSFHSVGRASGLLSGLRRSPHARRTSPESDGSAENLVGKELRSASVCIRDVSPDLQSCELLKDDVGLVLCTGHIFLSLDSRDCDSSA, from the exons ATGATGCAAATCCACATTTCTTTGATATGTGCGGGGGAGTTCTGTCGACACCTGGCAACGCCGGAGCCCCCGCTGCTTATAAAAAGGGGGACCGCAGGACGGGGGAAAGCGTGTCTCCAGGCGCCCTCCGTCATGCACGCATCCGTCAGGTCGCCGGCTCTGCTGCTCTGGCTCCTCTCCGCGCTGCTGTCCACCTCCAGCCCCGCCGAGGCGTGGTACAAGCAGGGGACCGGCCCCAGCTTCCACTCCGTCGGCCGGGCGTCGGGCTTGCTGTCCGGGCTGCGGAGGTCTCCCCACGCCCGACGCACGTCGCCGGAGTCTGACGGGTCCGCGGAGAACCTGGTGGGGAAGGAGCTCAGGAGCGCG TCAGTCTGCATCAGAGACGTATCTCCAGACCTGCAGAGCTGCGAGCTGCTGAAGGACGATGTTGGGCTGGTTCTGTGCACGGGCCACATCTTCCTCTCGCTGGACTCTCGGGACTGTGACAGCAGCGCATGA